The sequence TAAAATATTATTTTTTTTATCTATAAATCCATTTTTGATCTCTTCTATCATGTAAAAATAATCAATTTCTTTCTTAATATCAATAATTCTTTTAATATATTGTGGGTGTATTTTATGTCTCATTAAAAATCTTAAAATTTTTTTTAAAGATTTTTCTTCTGTCAAAGAAAATATTATTTTTCCTGAAAATGAATATAAATAGGACAATAACTGATTATTTTTTTTTTGATTATTTACATTATAAAATAGATCTAGTAATTTTTGATATTTAAAATTAATAATTTTTTTGTTTTTTAAAATTTTATTTTTTGTAATTTTCATAGAACGTATTTCTTTAAATAAAGTAATAATTTTTTAATTTAAATTAAACTAATTTTTATTCATATTATATTTTTTATAAATTTAAAAATATTTCTTAAATAAATATTTTAAATGTGTATTTAAAAAAATATAAATAATAATTATTTTATTTTACATTTTATTATATTAAAATTTATACTATAAATATTTTTATATTTTAATAAAAATACATTTTATATAAATAAAATACTGATATTTTTTCTTTTTATTTTTTTAAATTACTATAATGATAATTATAGTATATAATAAAATAAGTAAAATAAAGAACAAAAAAATTATCAATATAAATAAATAAGGATGTAATTTCTTTTTTTTTATTCTAATTTTATATAAAAAAAGAATTTGCATCGAATCGATAAAATAAAAATTTTTATTTTCAATTGAATATATTCAAAACATTCAATAAAAACTTTATAAATTTAAAATGACATCAGAATGTATAAACCTATCTCTCTTTTTATTGCTTTACGTTATTTATGGAATACTCATTTACCAAATTTTAAAAAAATAATTACAATTCTATCTATTATAGGTATTAGTATAACGACAGCTTCACTAATTATTATTACATCTATAATAAATGGATCTGAGAAAAATTTTGAAAAAAATATTTTATCATTTATTCCACATTTAATAATAACTAATAAAAATCAATGTATTAAAAAAGATCAATTTCCTGAAAATATTTTAAAATTAAATAATATTAAAAATATTTCTGATTTAATTAGTAAAGAAATCATTGTACAAAGTAAAAACGATATTTCTATGGCAGAAGTAATAGGAATTGACCATACAAACTATTACAATATTCATAACTATAATATTAAAAGTGTTTTAAAAACACTTAAGCCTGGATATTATAATATAATTATAGGAAAACAGTTAGCTAGAAAACTTAATGTATTTATCGGTGATAGACTGAAACTAATTTTTTTATCCAACACAAAAAATTTTTTTTCAGGAGAAATTTTCAAACAACGTACATTTAAAATAATTAATTTTTTTTCAACTAAAAAAGAAGTTGATTATTATCAAATTTTAATGAACAAAGAAGACAGTTTGAATTTTTTAAATTATTCTAAAGATTATGTTACTGGTTGGCGCGTATGGTTGAAAAATCCACTATCTTTAAATGTTAATGAGATAAAAAAGATAACACATCCATTATTTTTATTGGATTGGACGACACAAAAAGGTGAACTTTTTAAAGCCATGAAAATTGAAAAATATATCATGTTTCTTTTTTTGTTTTTAGTTTTATTAGTATCTATTTTAAATATAGTTGTTATTCTTACTATATGTACAGTAGAAAAACAAAATGCTGTTGCGATTTTACAGACACAGGGATTGCTGAATTGTAAAATTATGTTAATATTTATTATATTTGGTTCAAGCACCGCAATTATTGGTAATATATTAGGTACACTAATTAGTCTCACATTAATAATACAAAATGATTTTTTGAAATTTTTTATTAACATTTTTATTGATGAAACAAATATCCCTATAATTGTTATTCCATATCAAAT is a genomic window of Buchnera aphidicola str. APS (Acyrthosiphon pisum) containing:
- a CDS encoding lipoprotein-releasing ABC transporter permease subunit, producing the protein MYKPISLFIALRYLWNTHLPNFKKIITILSIIGISITTASLIIITSIINGSEKNFEKNILSFIPHLIITNKNQCIKKDQFPENILKLNNIKNISDLISKEIIVQSKNDISMAEVIGIDHTNYYNIHNYNIKSVLKTLKPGYYNIIIGKQLARKLNVFIGDRLKLIFLSNTKNFFSGEIFKQRTFKIINFFSTKKEVDYYQILMNKEDSLNFLNYSKDYVTGWRVWLKNPLSLNVNEIKKITHPLFLLDWTTQKGELFKAMKIEKYIMFLFLFLVLLVSILNIVVILTICTVEKQNAVAILQTQGLLNCKIMLIFIIFGSSTAIIGNILGTLISLTLIIQNDFLKFFINIFIDETNIPIIVIPYQIFFINITITLFTILSTLYPSWKAIQLKPSRILSNE